One stretch of Nicotiana tabacum cultivar K326 chromosome 18, ASM71507v2, whole genome shotgun sequence DNA includes these proteins:
- the LOC107792127 gene encoding uncharacterized protein LOC107792127 isoform X1, which translates to MKKAGGAEKKKVRRSQAVASNTDSPSRKQAAKKDVFQLFAEKVRDHKDLVSRWAVLQETRVEYFRGKDFVSFVRNHLELKDILELDRSLEPEDVANILLKKNLLVRCDRVVKTVRPGKKKLSTFPAHLEIYHDQVFSENDAFFAWTFVKRRPLWQTLLSFCWPVLTLAICLFPVYPHQVKLLILYSCAGLLLLILCLLLLRAMVFGAFWILLGKRVWLFPNILAEEATLKELFQFWPQKDEGERPKWTARLFYTIVAVVAILILRHHAPDEAARARYQRRVSNIIDDVLEWSPSLALSGMMEKQTVMNITEPHDNVTDSKGSDEKVFSPADVDDESTPKEEVEEVTENVEDSDHQKNF; encoded by the exons ATGAAGAAAGCAGGAGGAGCAGAGAAGAAAAAGGTAAGGAGATCACAAGCTGTCGCATCCAACACTGATTCTCCTTCTAGG AAGCAAGCTGCAAAAAAGGATGTCTTCCAGCTATTTGCCGAGAAAGTTAGAGATCATAAGGACTTGGTGTCTCGTTGGGCTGTTCTACAGGAAACACGGGTAGAGTATTTCAGAGGAaaagattttgttagttttgtGAGAAATCATTTAGAACTGAAAGACATACTCGAGTTGGATAGAAGTTTGGAACCAGAAGATGTTGCCAACATTCTGCTTAAAAAGAACCTTTTAGTCCGATGTGATCGTGTTGTAAAAACTGTTCGGCCTGGCAAGAAGAAATTGTCTACTTTTCCAGCGCATTTGGAGATATACCAT GATCAAGTATTTTCTGAAAATGACGCCTTTTTCGCGTGGACATTCGTCAAAAGAAGGCCCCTGTGGCAAACACTTCTCTCATTCTGCTGGCCAGTTTTGACATTAGCAATCTGCTTGTTTCCTGTGTATCCCCATCAGGTCAAACTGCTTATACTCTACTCCTGCGCTGGTCTCCTCCTCCTTATACTTTGCCTGCTTTTGT TGAGAGCCATGGTCTTTGGTGCTTTTTGGATTCTTCTTGGCAAACGAGTCTGGCTTTTCCCCAACATTCTTGCTGAGGAGGCAACACTCAAAGAATTGTTCCAGTTTTGGCCCCAGAAAGATGAGGGCGAGCGACCTAAGTGGACTGCAAGGCTCTTCTATACAATTGTAGCTGTGGTGGCTATTTTGATCCTGAGGCATCATGCTCCTGATGAGGCTGCAAGAGCCAG GTATCAGAGGCGGGTTTCTAACATTATTGACGATGTACTTGAGTGGTCTCCAAGTCTGGCTTTGTCAGGCATGATGGAAAAGCAAACTGTGATGAACATTACCGAGCCTCATGATAATGTAACTGATAGCAAGGGTAGTGATGAAAAAGTATTTTCCCCAGCTGATGTAGATGATGAATCCACACCCaaagaagaagttgaagaagtcactGAAAATGTAGAAGATAGTGATCATCAGAAAAACTTTTAA
- the LOC107792127 gene encoding uncharacterized protein LOC107792127 isoform X2, giving the protein MKKAGGAEKKKKQAAKKDVFQLFAEKVRDHKDLVSRWAVLQETRVEYFRGKDFVSFVRNHLELKDILELDRSLEPEDVANILLKKNLLVRCDRVVKTVRPGKKKLSTFPAHLEIYHDQVFSENDAFFAWTFVKRRPLWQTLLSFCWPVLTLAICLFPVYPHQVKLLILYSCAGLLLLILCLLLLRAMVFGAFWILLGKRVWLFPNILAEEATLKELFQFWPQKDEGERPKWTARLFYTIVAVVAILILRHHAPDEAARARYQRRVSNIIDDVLEWSPSLALSGMMEKQTVMNITEPHDNVTDSKGSDEKVFSPADVDDESTPKEEVEEVTENVEDSDHQKNF; this is encoded by the exons ATGAAGAAAGCAGGAGGAGCAGAGAAGAAAAAG AAGCAAGCTGCAAAAAAGGATGTCTTCCAGCTATTTGCCGAGAAAGTTAGAGATCATAAGGACTTGGTGTCTCGTTGGGCTGTTCTACAGGAAACACGGGTAGAGTATTTCAGAGGAaaagattttgttagttttgtGAGAAATCATTTAGAACTGAAAGACATACTCGAGTTGGATAGAAGTTTGGAACCAGAAGATGTTGCCAACATTCTGCTTAAAAAGAACCTTTTAGTCCGATGTGATCGTGTTGTAAAAACTGTTCGGCCTGGCAAGAAGAAATTGTCTACTTTTCCAGCGCATTTGGAGATATACCAT GATCAAGTATTTTCTGAAAATGACGCCTTTTTCGCGTGGACATTCGTCAAAAGAAGGCCCCTGTGGCAAACACTTCTCTCATTCTGCTGGCCAGTTTTGACATTAGCAATCTGCTTGTTTCCTGTGTATCCCCATCAGGTCAAACTGCTTATACTCTACTCCTGCGCTGGTCTCCTCCTCCTTATACTTTGCCTGCTTTTGT TGAGAGCCATGGTCTTTGGTGCTTTTTGGATTCTTCTTGGCAAACGAGTCTGGCTTTTCCCCAACATTCTTGCTGAGGAGGCAACACTCAAAGAATTGTTCCAGTTTTGGCCCCAGAAAGATGAGGGCGAGCGACCTAAGTGGACTGCAAGGCTCTTCTATACAATTGTAGCTGTGGTGGCTATTTTGATCCTGAGGCATCATGCTCCTGATGAGGCTGCAAGAGCCAG GTATCAGAGGCGGGTTTCTAACATTATTGACGATGTACTTGAGTGGTCTCCAAGTCTGGCTTTGTCAGGCATGATGGAAAAGCAAACTGTGATGAACATTACCGAGCCTCATGATAATGTAACTGATAGCAAGGGTAGTGATGAAAAAGTATTTTCCCCAGCTGATGTAGATGATGAATCCACACCCaaagaagaagttgaagaagtcactGAAAATGTAGAAGATAGTGATCATCAGAAAAACTTTTAA